A region of Rhodanobacteraceae bacterium DNA encodes the following proteins:
- a CDS encoding cytidine and deoxycytidylate deaminase family protein: MSRNNSASVFAPYLPEWIIDSVDVERAYPDSDAQIALAINLARGNVEHATGGPFGAAVFDDGGHLIAVGVNRVEPLQSSLAHAEIVALVAAQRKSGRARLNGDGRRYTLAASAQPCCQCYGAIVWAGIDELLIGARAADTESLAGFDEGPLPVDWVEQLEARGIRVVCDLRRDAARTVLADYAARGGARY; this comes from the coding sequence ATGTCCCGCAACAACTCCGCTTCCGTATTTGCGCCGTATCTGCCGGAATGGATCATCGACAGTGTCGATGTCGAGCGCGCGTACCCTGATTCAGACGCGCAGATCGCGTTGGCGATCAACCTGGCGCGCGGCAACGTCGAACATGCAACCGGCGGACCATTCGGCGCCGCGGTCTTCGACGACGGTGGACATTTGATCGCAGTCGGCGTCAACCGCGTTGAGCCGCTGCAATCGTCGCTCGCGCATGCCGAAATCGTCGCGCTGGTCGCGGCACAACGGAAGTCCGGCCGCGCACGCCTCAACGGCGACGGCCGGCGTTACACGCTCGCAGCCAGCGCGCAGCCATGCTGCCAGTGCTACGGCGCAATCGTGTGGGCGGGCATCGATGAACTGCTGATCGGTGCGCGCGCGGCAGACACCGAGTCGCTGGCGGGCTTCGATGAAGGCCCGCTGCCGGTGGACTGGGTCGAACAACTGGAAGCGCGGGGTATCCGCGTGGTGTGCGATCTTCGCCGCGATGCCGCGCGCACCGTGCTCGCCGATTACGCGGCAAGAGGCGGCGCGCGTTACTGA
- a CDS encoding putative cytochrome c1 signal peptide protein: MSVPESSLNRLGGLACLLWLVISPAARAVPAFARQTGQACMACHVSFPELTPYGRMFKLSGYTIGSRLTHLPVALMVQVGDTGVRNNRDDQGNQVVPKTDSVQLSAASLFLAGKISDNAGGWIQWTYNNLNVNDAGQTVGHSGIDNTDLRLVGRVVDADNTTVRWLYGLTLNNNPTVQDAWNSTPAFGFPFTLPPNMISPAAATMFDGSLAQQVAGIGGYVFWNRSLYFELSGYRTADGVLSWLRAGQDIHTPGGVHRLAGTNPYWRFAWNHEWGPHSLMLGTYGMRVRVYPDNTMPFTPTDRFTDIAIDAQYQYITDPHTVTLEATRIHERQDYAASFPATMAGSPIGAGPAPANLRDTLNTTKLKVTYYFQRKYGATLAWFSTTGSADPGLYPPGSVGGSLNGRPDTRGFIPEIDYLPIPNLRLMLQYYDYRKFNGGTTNYDGAGRSARDNNTWFLNLWFAY; this comes from the coding sequence ATGTCGGTACCCGAGTCGTCGCTGAATCGCCTTGGGGGGTTGGCGTGCCTGTTATGGCTGGTGATCAGCCCCGCTGCGCGTGCGGTGCCGGCCTTCGCGCGGCAGACGGGGCAGGCCTGCATGGCTTGCCACGTCAGCTTTCCGGAGCTGACGCCCTACGGGCGCATGTTCAAGCTCAGCGGCTACACGATCGGAAGCCGCCTGACGCACCTGCCGGTGGCGCTGATGGTGCAGGTCGGCGACACGGGCGTGCGCAACAACCGCGACGACCAGGGCAACCAGGTCGTCCCCAAGACCGATTCCGTGCAGCTCTCCGCGGCCAGCCTGTTCCTGGCCGGCAAGATCAGCGACAACGCGGGCGGCTGGATCCAGTGGACCTACAACAATCTGAATGTCAACGACGCGGGCCAGACCGTCGGCCACAGCGGCATCGACAACACCGACCTGCGCTTGGTGGGCCGCGTGGTCGATGCGGACAACACCACGGTCCGCTGGCTTTACGGGCTCACCCTCAACAACAATCCGACGGTGCAGGACGCGTGGAACAGCACGCCCGCGTTCGGCTTTCCCTTCACCCTGCCGCCGAACATGATCAGCCCCGCCGCGGCCACGATGTTCGATGGCTCGCTGGCGCAGCAGGTGGCCGGCATCGGCGGTTACGTGTTCTGGAACCGCTCGCTGTACTTCGAACTTTCCGGTTACCGCACCGCGGACGGGGTGCTGTCGTGGCTGCGCGCGGGGCAGGACATCCACACGCCGGGCGGCGTGCATCGGCTCGCCGGCACCAACCCGTATTGGCGGTTCGCCTGGAACCATGAATGGGGACCGCACTCGCTGATGCTCGGCACTTACGGCATGCGCGTGCGCGTGTATCCCGACAACACGATGCCGTTCACGCCGACCGACAGGTTCACCGACATCGCGATTGACGCGCAGTACCAGTACATCACCGATCCGCACACGGTCACGCTGGAGGCCACGCGCATCCACGAGCGCCAGGATTACGCGGCCAGCTTCCCGGCCACCATGGCAGGTTCACCGATCGGAGCGGGACCGGCGCCAGCCAATCTGCGCGATACCTTGAACACCACCAAGCTGAAAGTGACTTATTACTTCCAACGCAAGTACGGCGCGACGCTCGCCTGGTTCTCGACCACCGGCAGCGCCGACCCTGGCCTCTATCCGCCCGGATCGGTCGGCGGCAGTCTGAACGGCAGGCCGGACACCCGCGGCTTCATTCCCGAAATCGATTACCTGCCGATCCCGAACCTGCGGCTGATGCTGCAGTACTACGACTACCGCAAGTTCAACGGCGGCACCACGAACTACGACGGAGCCGGTCGATCCGCCAGGGACAACAACACGTGGTTCCTCAATCTCTGGTTTGCCTATTGA
- a CDS encoding 7-cyano-7-deazaguanine synthase: MTVVDSTPKAVVLVSGGMDSAVTLAMARAQGFACHALSVAYGQRHASELAAAARVAAMLGALEHKTVSVDLRSIGGSALTADIAVPEHVDSHGENDIPVTYVPARNTIMLAIALGWAETLGASDIFCGVNAVDYSGYPDCRPAFIAAFERLANLATRAGVEGHTLRVHAPLSHLSKADIVREGVRLGVDFAQTVSCYQADADGRACGRCDACVLRARGFADAGVADPTRYVGVG, translated from the coding sequence GTGACGGTGGTCGATTCCACGCCCAAGGCGGTCGTGCTGGTTTCCGGTGGCATGGATTCCGCGGTCACGTTGGCGATGGCGCGCGCGCAGGGATTCGCGTGCCACGCGTTGTCCGTCGCCTACGGCCAGCGGCACGCCTCCGAACTTGCCGCTGCGGCGCGCGTCGCCGCGATGCTGGGCGCGCTCGAACACAAGACCGTGTCGGTCGACCTGCGCAGCATCGGCGGTTCGGCGCTCACTGCCGACATCGCGGTGCCCGAGCACGTCGATTCGCACGGCGAGAACGACATTCCCGTCACCTACGTGCCGGCGCGCAACACCATCATGCTGGCGATCGCGCTGGGCTGGGCCGAGACGCTGGGCGCCAGCGACATCTTCTGCGGCGTCAACGCGGTCGATTACTCGGGTTATCCCGATTGCCGGCCGGCCTTCATCGCAGCGTTCGAACGGCTCGCCAACCTCGCGACCAGGGCGGGTGTGGAAGGACACACCCTGCGCGTGCACGCGCCGCTCTCGCACCTGAGCAAGGCCGACATCGTGCGCGAAGGCGTGCGGCTCGGGGTGGATTTCGCGCAAACCGTTTCGTGCTACCAGGCCGATGCCGATGGCCGCGCCTGCGGTCGCTGCGACGCCTGCGTGCTGCGCGCGCGCGGCTTCGCCGATGCCGGCGTCGCCGACCCCACGCGTTACGTCGGCGTCGGGTAA
- a CDS encoding tol-pal system YbgF family protein, which translates to MRRKPHKVAMIMAASAAMIVAGAGTSAAWAQDAGSSAAPPPSNSLVLVNQIQALRDQMQQMQGQIEELQHQLQQLQQTSKDQYVDLDSRVGKLEHAQPAQAGSSAPAASVAPSASAAASAPAAAGPASAADKAAAQAEFDAAFKALRSGNYVDSARGFRAFVDKHPDSPLASNAYYWLGSSYQITQNYKPALAAFETLLRKYPDNPKAAETQLRIADCQAALKDYAAARATLQAVIKSHPGTPLAKRARERLQDIPASPGAK; encoded by the coding sequence ATGCGGCGCAAGCCGCACAAGGTCGCGATGATCATGGCCGCTTCGGCGGCCATGATCGTTGCTGGAGCCGGCACTTCGGCGGCATGGGCGCAGGACGCGGGTTCGTCTGCCGCGCCGCCGCCGTCCAACAGCCTGGTGCTGGTCAACCAGATCCAGGCGCTGCGCGACCAGATGCAGCAGATGCAGGGCCAGATCGAGGAACTGCAGCACCAGCTTCAACAGCTCCAGCAGACCAGCAAGGACCAGTACGTCGATCTCGATTCGCGGGTCGGCAAGCTGGAGCACGCGCAGCCCGCGCAGGCGGGCTCTTCCGCGCCCGCGGCGTCGGTCGCGCCGTCCGCTTCGGCGGCCGCCTCCGCGCCTGCCGCGGCGGGCCCCGCGTCCGCCGCCGACAAGGCGGCCGCGCAGGCCGAGTTCGATGCGGCGTTCAAGGCGCTGCGCAGCGGCAACTACGTCGATTCGGCGCGCGGGTTCCGCGCCTTCGTCGACAAGCATCCCGACAGCCCGCTGGCATCGAACGCGTATTACTGGCTGGGCAGTTCGTACCAGATCACCCAGAACTACAAGCCGGCGCTGGCCGCATTCGAGACATTGCTGCGGAAGTATCCGGACAACCCCAAGGCTGCGGAAACGCAATTGCGCATCGCCGATTGCCAGGCCGCGCTCAAGGATTACGCTGCTGCGCGCGCCACGCTGCAGGCGGTGATCAAGTCGCATCCCGGCACGCCGCTGGCCAAGCGCGCGCGCGAAAGATTGCAGGACATTCCCGCGTCTCCCGGCGCGAAGTGA
- a CDS encoding Tol-Pal system peptidoglycan-associated lipoprotein PAL — protein sequence MNATVRVSVVALFCLAAAACAKKQEVKPAAAPEAPTTTTAPATTEGAFTPADLQTNACLRTRVIYFDFDKSDIKSEFDNIVACHAKYLRDRPMARMTIEGNTDERGTREYNLGLGERRGNALASALEAAGASADQIKVVSYGEERPVCREHNEGCWHLNRRDNIVYTTE from the coding sequence ATGAACGCAACCGTTCGCGTCTCCGTAGTTGCATTGTTCTGCCTTGCCGCAGCGGCATGCGCCAAGAAGCAGGAGGTCAAGCCGGCCGCGGCGCCGGAAGCTCCGACCACCACCACCGCGCCGGCCACCACCGAAGGCGCGTTCACGCCGGCGGATCTGCAGACCAATGCCTGCCTGCGCACCCGCGTGATCTACTTCGACTTCGACAAGAGCGACATCAAGTCCGAGTTCGACAACATCGTCGCCTGCCATGCCAAGTACCTGCGCGACCGTCCGATGGCGCGCATGACGATCGAAGGCAACACCGACGAACGCGGCACGCGTGAGTACAACCTCGGCCTCGGCGAACGCCGCGGCAACGCGCTGGCCAGCGCGCTGGAAGCGGCCGGTGCCTCGGCTGACCAGATCAAGGTCGTCAGCTATGGCGAGGAGCGTCCGGTGTGCCGTGAGCACAACGAGGGCTGCTGGCACCTGAATCGCCGCGACAACATCGTCTACACCACCGAGTGA
- a CDS encoding Tol-Pal system beta propeller repeat protein TolB, with amino-acid sequence MRMTKFLFALTLVLLAASFVTQAGAQGLTVQIVNGVPSAIPITVVPFGQEGSGPASPVDIAQIVSMDLDRCGKFRTLPTSEIVESPTTGSQIKFATWQQLKQQYIVVGRTSYAGGVLKADFELWDVAKQQQLLGLSISGQGSDLRRVAHQIADQIYQKIIGVRGAFDTRIAYVTMVGLGNNAQYSLVIADSDGYNPQTVVRSHEALLSPGWSPDGNELAYVSFESGNSAIYIQNIATGARRLVSARPGINGAPRFSPDGKRLAVSLSFQGNPEIYILDLATGALTRLTHNLAIDTEPRWTPDGQNIIFTSDRSGKPQLYEIPASGGTPQRITFQGQYNANASISYDGKKIAMVQGNGNVYRIAVMDRSLGGQETFVSPGNLDDAPSWAPNASMLLYSANEGPRGVLYAVSADGRVRQRLVLSDGDVREPAWGPYRNP; translated from the coding sequence ATGCGAATGACAAAATTCCTGTTTGCCCTGACCCTGGTCCTGCTCGCTGCGTCGTTCGTGACGCAGGCCGGCGCGCAGGGCCTGACCGTCCAGATCGTCAACGGCGTGCCTTCGGCGATCCCGATCACCGTGGTGCCGTTCGGCCAGGAAGGCTCCGGCCCCGCGTCGCCGGTCGACATCGCCCAGATCGTCAGCATGGATCTGGACCGTTGCGGCAAATTCCGCACGCTGCCGACCAGCGAGATCGTGGAGTCGCCGACCACGGGTTCGCAGATCAAGTTCGCGACCTGGCAGCAGTTGAAGCAGCAGTACATCGTGGTCGGCCGAACGTCATACGCGGGCGGCGTACTGAAGGCCGATTTCGAGTTGTGGGACGTCGCCAAGCAGCAGCAGTTGCTGGGCCTGTCGATCAGCGGGCAGGGCAGCGACCTGCGCCGCGTGGCGCACCAGATCGCCGACCAGATCTACCAGAAGATCATCGGCGTGCGCGGCGCATTCGACACCCGCATCGCCTACGTGACCATGGTGGGCCTCGGCAACAACGCGCAGTACTCGCTGGTGATCGCCGATTCCGACGGCTACAACCCGCAGACCGTGGTGCGCTCGCACGAAGCGCTGCTGTCGCCGGGCTGGTCGCCGGACGGCAACGAACTGGCCTACGTGTCGTTCGAGAGCGGCAATTCGGCGATCTACATCCAGAACATCGCCACCGGCGCGCGCCGCCTGGTGTCGGCGCGGCCGGGCATCAACGGCGCGCCGCGGTTCTCGCCGGACGGCAAGCGGCTGGCGGTGAGCCTGTCGTTCCAAGGCAACCCGGAGATCTACATCCTCGATCTCGCCACCGGCGCGCTGACCCGGCTGACCCACAACCTCGCGATCGACACCGAGCCGCGCTGGACGCCGGACGGGCAGAACATCATCTTCACCTCGGATCGCTCCGGCAAGCCGCAACTGTATGAAATCCCGGCCAGCGGCGGCACCCCGCAGCGCATCACTTTCCAGGGTCAGTACAACGCCAACGCGTCGATCAGCTACGACGGCAAGAAGATCGCGATGGTGCAAGGCAACGGAAACGTGTATCGTATTGCAGTGATGGACCGATCTCTCGGCGGTCAGGAGACGTTCGTTTCCCCGGGCAATCTGGACGACGCGCCAAGCTGGGCTCCCAACGCCAGCATGCTCCTCTACTCAGCCAACGAAGGCCCCCGCGGCGTGTTGTACGCCGTTTCGGCCGACGGGCGGGTACGCCAGAGGCTGGTGTTGAGCGACGGCGACGTGCGCGAGCCGGCCTGGGGACCGTACCGGAATCCTTGA
- a CDS encoding Tol biopolymer transport system, TolR protein, producing MALQHRSKRRRRMAEINIVPYIDVMLVLLIIFMVTAPMLNLGADIQLPQSAAKALQDEKQPVLVSVDQQGNVFLTLGKSPREQVDDETLVKDVSAFVKQDPKASVMLGGDKRVDYGRVNQVLGLLQQAGVAKVGLMSQPETAVAPASNGKH from the coding sequence ATGGCCCTGCAACATCGCAGCAAGCGCCGCCGCAGGATGGCGGAAATCAACATCGTGCCGTACATCGACGTGATGCTGGTGCTGCTGATCATCTTCATGGTCACCGCGCCGATGCTGAACCTCGGCGCCGACATCCAGTTGCCGCAGTCCGCGGCCAAGGCGCTGCAGGACGAGAAACAGCCGGTGCTGGTGTCGGTCGACCAGCAGGGCAACGTGTTCCTGACCCTCGGCAAGAGCCCGCGCGAGCAGGTCGATGACGAGACGCTGGTGAAGGACGTATCCGCGTTCGTGAAGCAGGATCCCAAGGCCTCGGTGATGCTGGGCGGCGACAAGCGCGTCGATTACGGGCGCGTCAACCAGGTGCTGGGCCTGCTGCAGCAGGCGGGCGTCGCCAAGGTCGGATTGATGAGCCAGCCGGAAACTGCGGTGGCTCCCGCGAGCAATGGAAAGCACTGA
- a CDS encoding Tol-Pal system protein TolQ, producing the protein MNDSINILDLVIHASWPVVIVLAILVIFSFTSWVIIFRKKAMLDAATRDADDFEERFWSGVDLAALFREVSHRGSEAGGLAAVFESGFREFVRQRQRGGEDRRAVLESAERAMRVAGTREVEKLERNLEYLANVGSISTYVGLFGTVWGIMIAFQGLGTLKQATIATVAPGISEALVATAMGLFAAIPAVWAYNRYSTRLDRLTLRYETFQEEFSSVLQRQMHADEQPVAPAPGRAEARVR; encoded by the coding sequence ATGAACGACTCCATCAATATCCTCGACTTGGTCATCCATGCCAGTTGGCCGGTCGTCATCGTGTTGGCGATTCTGGTGATCTTTTCCTTCACGTCGTGGGTGATCATCTTCCGCAAGAAGGCGATGCTGGATGCCGCGACGCGCGATGCCGACGACTTCGAGGAACGCTTCTGGTCGGGCGTGGACCTGGCCGCGCTGTTCCGCGAGGTCAGCCACCGCGGCAGCGAGGCGGGCGGTCTCGCCGCGGTGTTCGAGTCGGGCTTCCGCGAATTCGTGCGCCAGCGCCAGCGCGGCGGCGAGGACCGCCGCGCGGTGCTGGAATCAGCCGAACGCGCGATGCGCGTGGCCGGCACGCGCGAAGTGGAAAAGCTGGAGCGCAACCTCGAATACCTCGCCAACGTTGGCTCGATCAGCACCTACGTCGGCCTGTTCGGCACCGTGTGGGGCATCATGATCGCGTTCCAGGGCCTGGGCACATTGAAACAGGCCACCATCGCGACCGTGGCGCCGGGCATTTCCGAGGCGCTGGTCGCGACCGCGATGGGCCTGTTCGCAGCGATCCCGGCGGTGTGGGCGTACAACCGCTATTCGACGCGGCTTGACCGCTTGACGCTGCGCTACGAAACCTTCCAGGAAGAATTCTCGTCGGTGCTGCAACGGCAGATGCACGCCGACGAACAGCCCGTGGCGCCCGCGCCCGGCCGCGCGGAAGCCCGCGTGCGCTGA
- a CDS encoding Tol-Pal system-associated acyl-CoA thioesterase, producing the protein MVGVAEHAQPAFSWRTRVYWEDTDAGGVVYHAGYLRFLERARTEWMRAHGMGQQALRESRGVVFVVREIDIAFDKPARLDDELDATLRVTRLRSASLEFAQDVLRVADGATLARAKVRVACVDARAFVPVRIPPDIVDMIQGNPPA; encoded by the coding sequence ATGGTCGGTGTGGCCGAACACGCGCAGCCGGCATTCAGTTGGCGGACACGGGTTTATTGGGAAGATACCGATGCCGGCGGCGTGGTCTACCACGCGGGCTACCTCAGGTTTCTGGAACGCGCGCGCACCGAGTGGATGCGCGCGCACGGCATGGGACAACAGGCGTTGCGCGAATCGCGGGGCGTGGTATTCGTGGTGCGCGAAATCGACATCGCATTCGACAAGCCGGCCAGGCTCGACGACGAACTGGACGCCACGCTGCGCGTGACGCGCCTGCGTTCGGCCAGCCTGGAATTCGCACAAGACGTGCTGCGCGTGGCCGACGGCGCTACGCTGGCGCGTGCCAAGGTGCGCGTCGCCTGCGTGGATGCGCGCGCTTTCGTGCCCGTCAGGATCCCGCCAGACATCGTTGACATGATTCAAGGAAACCCTCCTGCATGA